The following are encoded in a window of Gramella sp. MT6 genomic DNA:
- a CDS encoding aminotransferase class III-fold pyridoxal phosphate-dependent enzyme yields the protein MQLFDVYPLYDITPVKGEGCYVFDESGKKYLDLYGGHAVISVGHAHPEYVKSIQQQAAKLGFYSNSIKNPLQQELAVKLEKVSGVKDYSLFLCSSGAEANENALKVASFQTGKDRIIYFENAFHGRTSGVVAITDNESIKAPFNLGHKATKLAFNDTDSLKREIEKGDVAAVIFEVIQGVGGLDEAESDFYRSAAELCKENQVMLIADEVQSGYGRTGDFFAFQKHGIRPDIITMAKGMGNGFPIGGILTDNNIQPKYGMLGTTFGGNHLACAAGISVLDIIKEENLMQNAAGVSEFVKSEAAKIPEIKKIKGRGLMIGLEFDFEIAALRKELLFEHEIFTGASSNKKLLRILPPLNIKKEHFKGFFSALKLALKNQEHKTMKSS from the coding sequence ATGCAATTATTTGATGTTTACCCACTTTATGATATCACGCCGGTAAAAGGTGAAGGCTGCTACGTTTTTGACGAATCCGGGAAAAAATACCTGGATCTGTATGGAGGGCATGCAGTGATCTCTGTTGGGCATGCACATCCAGAATATGTGAAATCTATTCAGCAACAGGCTGCAAAATTGGGTTTCTATTCGAATTCGATCAAAAATCCATTACAACAGGAACTTGCTGTTAAACTGGAAAAAGTTTCAGGAGTTAAGGATTACAGTCTCTTTTTGTGCAGTTCAGGAGCTGAAGCTAATGAGAACGCACTAAAAGTTGCCTCTTTTCAAACCGGGAAGGACAGGATCATCTATTTTGAAAATGCTTTTCACGGAAGGACCTCAGGGGTAGTTGCCATTACCGATAATGAATCTATTAAAGCGCCTTTCAATCTTGGCCATAAAGCGACAAAGCTGGCTTTTAATGATACTGACTCTTTAAAAAGGGAGATCGAAAAAGGTGATGTGGCCGCGGTTATTTTTGAAGTGATTCAGGGAGTTGGAGGATTGGACGAAGCTGAATCTGATTTCTATAGATCGGCGGCTGAATTATGTAAAGAAAATCAGGTCATGCTCATTGCAGATGAGGTGCAATCTGGTTATGGTAGAACGGGTGATTTTTTCGCATTTCAGAAACATGGTATCAGACCGGATATTATCACTATGGCAAAAGGAATGGGGAACGGATTTCCGATTGGTGGTATCCTGACCGATAATAATATTCAGCCGAAATATGGAATGCTGGGAACCACATTTGGCGGAAATCATCTTGCCTGTGCCGCGGGAATTTCTGTATTAGATATCATTAAGGAGGAGAATTTGATGCAAAATGCGGCTGGGGTTTCTGAATTCGTAAAGTCAGAAGCGGCTAAAATTCCTGAAATCAAAAAAATAAAAGGAAGAGGTTTGATGATTGGATTGGAATTCGATTTTGAGATAGCTGCTCTCAGGAAAGAACTTTTATTTGAACATGAGATCTTTACCGGTGCATCATCCAACAAGAAGTTGTTGCGTATTCTGCCGCCATTGAATATTAAAAAAGAACATTTTAAAGGTTTTTTCAGTGCCCTAAAATTAGCCTTGAAAAACCAGGAACATAAAACAATGAAGTCATCCTGA
- a CDS encoding N-acetylornithine carbamoyltransferase, translating into MKNYIKLSDIEDLESMIREARSLKAHNPDSKVGTGKTLGMLFFNNSLRTRLSTEKAAKLLGMEVMVMNADKDGWALEFEDGAVMNSDKAEHIKEAAAVLSQYCDIIAVRAFPGLKDKEKDESEHVLNSFKKYASVPIVNLESATGHPLQALTDAITIQEFNKAERPKVVLSWAPHPKALPQSVPNSFAEIMQRLDVEFVITNPEGYDLAPHVRNNVKVEHDQEKAFQDADFVYVKNWSSYENYGEVLKVEKNWTVDQSKLKTTNNAKVMHCLPVRRNVVIADDVLDSENSIVIHQANNRTFAAQTVLKRILECSK; encoded by the coding sequence ATGAAAAACTACATCAAACTATCAGACATAGAGGATCTCGAATCCATGATCAGAGAAGCCAGAAGCCTGAAAGCTCATAATCCCGATTCCAAAGTTGGAACTGGAAAAACCCTGGGAATGCTTTTTTTCAATAACAGTCTGCGTACTCGTTTAAGTACGGAAAAAGCTGCGAAACTGTTGGGAATGGAAGTGATGGTAATGAATGCTGATAAAGATGGCTGGGCGCTGGAATTTGAGGATGGTGCGGTCATGAATTCAGATAAAGCAGAGCATATTAAAGAAGCCGCTGCCGTACTTTCTCAATATTGCGATATTATAGCGGTAAGAGCTTTTCCCGGACTAAAGGATAAGGAAAAAGATGAATCTGAACATGTGCTGAATAGTTTTAAAAAATATGCTTCTGTTCCAATTGTAAATCTGGAGAGTGCAACGGGTCACCCATTACAAGCTTTGACGGACGCAATCACCATTCAGGAATTTAATAAAGCGGAAAGGCCAAAAGTTGTTTTAAGCTGGGCGCCGCATCCAAAAGCTCTGCCTCAGTCAGTTCCAAATTCGTTCGCCGAAATTATGCAGCGCCTGGATGTTGAGTTTGTGATCACCAATCCTGAAGGATATGATCTTGCTCCGCATGTTAGGAATAATGTGAAAGTAGAGCATGACCAGGAAAAGGCGTTTCAGGATGCCGATTTTGTCTATGTGAAGAACTGGAGCAGTTATGAGAATTATGGTGAGGTACTGAAAGTGGAAAAGAACTGGACAGTTGATCAGTCTAAATTGAAAACCACCAATAATGCGAAGGTAATGCACTGCCTCCCGGTGAGAAGAAATGTAGTCATTGCTGATGATGTTCTGGATAGCGAAAACTCTATAGTGATACACCAGGCTAATAACAGGACCTTCGCTGCGCAGACGGTATTGAAGAGGATTTTAGAATGTTCAAAATAA
- the argB gene encoding acetylglutamate kinase — MKQTLKVIKIGGKLIENEAFLNSFLEDFVQLEGPKILVHGGGNKATEVAGKLGFETKMVDGRRITDKDSMEVITMVYGGLLNKSIVAHLQARKQNAIGLCGADGKVLISKRREVKEIDYGFVGDVEKVNSDFINSILALDMVPVFSAISCTAEGVLLNTNGDSVASEIAVGMSNSYEVKLYYCSEKKGVLTDIEDEDSVIPELNSDNYKELVASKVITDGMLPKLHNCFEAINEGVSAVILGDAGLLKKNSIHTKIVK, encoded by the coding sequence ATGAAACAAACCCTGAAAGTCATAAAAATAGGAGGAAAGCTAATTGAAAATGAAGCTTTCCTGAATTCCTTTCTGGAGGACTTTGTGCAACTGGAAGGTCCAAAGATCCTGGTTCATGGTGGTGGTAATAAAGCCACCGAGGTTGCGGGAAAACTTGGTTTTGAGACCAAAATGGTTGATGGTAGAAGGATCACAGATAAGGATTCGATGGAAGTAATAACCATGGTTTATGGCGGACTATTAAATAAAAGTATCGTTGCTCACCTCCAGGCCAGGAAACAAAATGCGATCGGCCTATGTGGAGCAGATGGAAAGGTTCTGATCTCAAAAAGGAGAGAGGTAAAGGAGATCGATTATGGTTTTGTTGGGGATGTAGAAAAAGTGAATTCAGATTTTATTAATTCAATTCTTGCTCTGGATATGGTACCGGTATTTTCGGCAATTTCATGTACGGCAGAAGGAGTTCTTTTAAATACTAACGGTGATTCAGTAGCTTCAGAAATTGCTGTCGGGATGAGTAATTCTTATGAAGTAAAGCTTTATTACTGTTCCGAGAAAAAAGGTGTTTTGACCGATATTGAAGATGAAGACTCGGTAATCCCGGAGCTGAATTCTGATAATTATAAGGAACTGGTTGCTTCAAAAGTGATTACAGACGGAATGTTGCCTAAACTTCATAATTGTTTTGAAGCTATTAATGAAGGAGTTTCTGCAGTAATTCTGGGAGATGCGGGATTATTGAAGAAGAATTCTATCCATACCAAAATTGTAAAATAA